The genomic stretch CCACCGCAACAGAACGCTTCACTGGCCCCCTCCTGGGTCAAGGATGCGGTCTATCGTTGTCGTGGCAAAAACGTCGCGAATCCGTGGAATCAACAGCCTTTGAATCTGCGCACAACCATGGGGCAACGATGTGTGGAGAGCTGGAGTGGCGAGGTTCGCACGTCCGATTCTAAGGGCTAACCCTTACATCGAGGCCTTCACCGAACCAGCTTCCCGCAACTCCACGATTCCCGGGTCATCCCACCCCATCGCCATCTGGACGGTTGGGAACGGATCAAGCCGGTTGCAAGACTCCCAACCTATATCCAACACCGCGAACTGATTCGGCAATACGAGGTCCGCCGGCCAGGAGAACTTTCCGACGAAGCCGTGAAAGGTGAACCTCGACAACGCGTTCGTCTCCAAACCAATTCGGCCACACTTTCTCCACGATATTTTGGCGTTTGATGACGTGATGCGGTCGCAGCATAAGAAGCGTCAGAATCTCGAATTCAGTTCTCGTCAGTGAGACGTGGTTGCCGGAGACACTGACCAAACGTGATGCCACGTCAAGGGACAATTCGCCATGGCGAAGGACCCCTGTCAACGGGTCTGCGACGTTTTCGAAACCGCGAGATCGACGATTCAACGCCTCGATTTTGGCAACCACTCGTCGGATGGACAGCGGGCCAATTACGCAATCATCGACGCCCACGGCGTAGGCCAGAAGTTCATCAATTTCGTCCATTGCGGTGGCAACCACCAAGATCGGAACTTTGTACTTCTGGTGCACGGAGCGACAAAGTTCCAGCACCATGCTTGGAGCACTGTCCCCATCAACAACCACGAGCGAGGGGTTGTTCTTTTCACCCATGTCCATCACGTTCGACTTTTCTGACGTAAGAACTTCATAATTACGTTCACTAAGTTCCGAACAAATTTCCTGACGAAGACCAACTGTTTGAATCACGAGATTATTCATTTTTCCCCCAAGGAAAATGTCACTACCGAACTACAAACGCATCTAGACGTAGTAGAGCGCTCGAAGTCGACAACAACGTGAAAATGGGTCGTGCATGGCCCCAGACCAAGCAGTCCAGAAAATTCCACCAACCGCTCCAGCTCAACTCACCCGGAGGAGTGGATCCCGGTGAACAGATCAAAGCCCTTGTTCGTCATCGTTCCCAAGCAATGTCGAACCACTTTGAGTACGCATCGGAGGCGGGCCCCGCTGCGGTGCTGAAATGGATGGCAGATCATCTCTACCCCAAGCTCAGATTATCCGCGTAGGGCATGAATGCGCAACAGGCTGCGCGTGAAGCGAGAATCATGACCAGCGCTCGCAAGATTCGATCTACGCGTCACCCAACTCCTGCTCGTGAATGGAGGAGGGATGTGCGTGCGGTGAATCGGAAGACCCCTTCTGCATCTCGATTCCCTCCGTACTGAACGATCCTCGTGAAATTTCAGAGGCAAATAGAACCGACAGCAAAACGCAAGCATTCCGCAACAGCATCGCAGGAATCACGAACTAAATTCAGGATCACTGCAGGATCACAGTGATCCAGCGGATGAGGATTTTGGGGAATCTGATGCCGAAGAAATCGGTGAGGGAACGCAGGCTCTTGGTTGTGGCCGCAGTGGCTACAGCATTGTCGATCGCTGTAGGTACCATGCCGGCGGCTGTGGCGAATCAAGCGCCAGCCAAAGAAAGCCAGGCAGCTTCAACACCAACCGGAACGTCGGCGACACCGGATGCTGCTCTTGCTGGTGCCAACGAAAAATCAGCGGCGACGACGCCGGTTCCCTCCGCGGAGACTCCCCTGTCAGTGGCACCAAGCCAGACTCCCAGCGCACCTGCAGCGGAGGTCTCCGAAGCCACCGGTTCCACTTCCCTCAGCTCTCCGAGTAGCGAGAAACCATCAGCGACCGAAACAGCATCCGCACCGGTCAAGGCCAAACCGTCACCCACAGCTTTACCAACGCCGAGCCCCACGATACGCCAGCGCATTCTTGCCTCGCCCCTGGCCGAAGAACCAAAGGCAGCAGCGGCTGCCGAGATACCACTGGCCCTAGCTGCCGCAACCATTGGTGTTCCGGTCGGGAACCCTCCGACCGACAACGCAAAACTAGTGGTCAAAACGGGAGGAACCCGCGCTACAAGCACAACGGTCAACGGTCTCGCCGGCGTAACCTACGACTTCTACAAGGTCGCCAGCGAAACGGTGCTTGCCATTCCCGCAACAGCTTCCATAGGTTCCTGCACCACCAATGCGGCCGGTGAATGTGGAATCTTGGCTGTCTTATCTGGAAACAACAATGCGAATAACTATTTCATCGCAGTTCAAAGCTCAACGTCCGGGGCAAGTCAGTCCGGAGTAAGCGGCACGTGGAGCACGGCAGCTTCGTGGGGGGCGACTACGGACTTGATCCGCTACAACTCAGGGGCTGTCAAGAAGAACGACAACGCTGCCTCTCGCATCAAAAATATGCCGAGCTCCGGCCGCACCTGGCCAACCGTGCTCAGCAATCCTGTCGCATCGCAAAAGTGCGGCATCAAGATGGCTGTGGTGTTCGACCTTTCCTACTCCGTCCAACAATCCGGTTCGGTGAGCGCCTACAAGGACGCAGGAAAGATCTTCGTTGACTCCCTGGCTGGAACTCCATCCGAAATCGCCATCAAGACCTTCGCTAGCCGCGCTCCCGGACAAAATGCGTCCTTCACAGCACCTGCCGGCAATAGCTCCTTGGGTCTCACCTCCGTCGCTCAGGGATCGGGCGTGACAACTCTAAAAAACAAGATTGACGGTTTATCTATCCTGCAAAACAGCAGCGACTACTACACGAACTGGGATCGGGGCCTGGCACAAATCGAATCCGGCTACGACGTGGTTCTCTTCCTCACCGATGGCGAGCCCACCCGCTACGGACCGAGTGCCTCCGGGACCGGCAGTGAAGCAACGCTTCAGAACGTTGAGGAGGCAATTCACTCCGCCAACTCCGTCAAGGCAACCGGGGCCAAACTCATCGCGGTCGGTATCGGCATGGGTTCGGGTGAGAACAATGACACTCAGCGACTGAAGATGATCTCGGGACCAAATTCAGGTTCTGATTACTTCTCTACCGACTTTGCGAACCTCGGCCAAACCTTGAAGACCATGGCCACCAAGGACTGCCTCGGCACCGTAACGGTTGTGAAGGAAATTCAGGAGCCAACGGGACCCAGCACTCCTGGAGCCCAATGGAACTTTGAAACCAGCACTTCAAATGTCACCGCCGGTACTAGCGCACTTTCCAGCGGACAAACCGACGCCAACGGTGCTTTGAACTTCAAAGTCGCCGGCTTCATCACAAACCAAGATTCGGAAACACGGGACGTGAGCATCACAGAAACCCAGCAAACCGGTTTCGAACTGGTGAAGCAAACGGGAAACTTCAACGCTAAATGCACCAACGTGTCCACCGGCACGGTCTTGACGATCACCAATTCGGGGACTTTGGGATTCACCGTCCCCGTCAAGAAGAACGATGTGATCAGTTGCTTGGTCACCAATAAGCGGCTG from Paeniglutamicibacter sp. Y32M11 encodes the following:
- a CDS encoding vWA domain-containing protein, translated to MPKKSVRERRLLVVAAVATALSIAVGTMPAAVANQAPAKESQAASTPTGTSATPDAALAGANEKSAATTPVPSAETPLSVAPSQTPSAPAAEVSEATGSTSLSSPSSEKPSATETASAPVKAKPSPTALPTPSPTIRQRILASPLAEEPKAAAAAEIPLALAAATIGVPVGNPPTDNAKLVVKTGGTRATSTTVNGLAGVTYDFYKVASETVLAIPATASIGSCTTNAAGECGILAVLSGNNNANNYFIAVQSSTSGASQSGVSGTWSTAASWGATTDLIRYNSGAVKKNDNAASRIKNMPSSGRTWPTVLSNPVASQKCGIKMAVVFDLSYSVQQSGSVSAYKDAGKIFVDSLAGTPSEIAIKTFASRAPGQNASFTAPAGNSSLGLTSVAQGSGVTTLKNKIDGLSILQNSSDYYTNWDRGLAQIESGYDVVLFLTDGEPTRYGPSASGTGSEATLQNVEEAIHSANSVKATGAKLIAVGIGMGSGENNDTQRLKMISGPNSGSDYFSTDFANLGQTLKTMATKDCLGTVTVVKEIQEPTGPSTPGAQWNFETSTSNVTAGTSALSSGQTDANGALNFKVAGFITNQDSETRDVSITETQQTGFELVKQTGNFNAKCTNVSTGTVLTITNSGTLGFTVPVKKNDVISCLVTNKRLVSSLTVIKTAAAYNGGNPVTGPGSAPNVPSGTSVTWTYTVKNTGTTTLTNVSVTDDKAGNATCAQTTLAPGATTICTKSGTVTAQQP
- a CDS encoding response regulator transcription factor, which produces MNNLVIQTVGLRQEICSELSERNYEVLTSEKSNVMDMGEKNNPSLVVVDGDSAPSMVLELCRSVHQKYKVPILVVATAMDEIDELLAYAVGVDDCVIGPLSIRRVVAKIEALNRRSRGFENVADPLTGVLRHGELSLDVASRLVSVSGNHVSLTRTEFEILTLLMLRPHHVIKRQNIVEKVWPNWFGDERVVEVHLSRLRRKVLLAGGPRIAESVRGVGYRLGVLQPA